From the genome of Chthoniobacterales bacterium:
TCCTGTTGTCGTCGGTCTGCCTATCGAGGACTTCGAAGCATTGATGGAGACCTTGGACGTTCTGGCCGACCCGGCAGCCATGAAAGCGGTTCAGGCCGCGCGAGCGGGCAAGACGAAATACCGCACGCTTGACCTGACCGATGAAAATTTCGGCCTCTGATCAGGTCGCGGCTTGGCTGACCGCTCTTCCGCCCCAGACCAAAAAGAGAGTTCGCGCCGCCCTCCGCGCGTTGGCCAAAGGAAAGGGCGACATCAAAGGGCTGCAAGGTGACCTCGAGGGTTTCAGCCGTCTGCGCATCGGCGGCATCCGCATCCTTCACCGTCAGGTCTCGGCGCGGGAAATACGGCTGGAATACGCCAACACCCGCGATGTGGTTTACGAGATGTTTCGTCAATTGCTCGCCGAGGATCGGGATTGATACGACGTGCCCCTCGGCGTGCAGGTGAGCGTCGAGTTGTAGGCGCAGCAACAGCGCGCCGAGCTTCAACTCCCCGCCGCGTCGAGAAGGACCTCCGCGCGGCAGCATTCCTGAAACTGCTTAGCCGCAACTTGCCAGCGGCGCCGAATCTTATCAGTGTCGGAGGCACCATCAGACCTCGGCCCGCGTCAAAGAGGCCAGACCATGAGCAAGCCCGTCGCCATTTTTACATTGATGACGGCCCTTGCCTTGTCGGCGGAGGCGTCGGTGCCGGCTTTGGTCATCGGGGAGCAACCAACTCCGGTCTTGGATGTCACGCCGCACGCGGAATTTCTCGTCGATCCCACGGCGGAACTTGATGTCGCGCAGGTCGCGTCGGCGCCATGGAGCGGCGAATTTAAACCCTCCGCGGAGCATCCGCCATCCTTCGGCTTCACCCGGGGCGCTGTCTGGATGCGTTGCGAGATCCGATCGCAAAGTCCGCGCGACGAGAGCCTCGTCTTCGAGTTGCGCTTCCCCCTCATCTCCCATGTGACGTGGTATGTCGTAGCGAACGGACGGGTGGAAAAGTCCCTCCCCGGCGGCGGCGCCGAAAAAGTGCGCCTCACGCGCAACCCGGCGATCGAGGTGCACATCCCCGCCGGGCAAACGCGCACCGTCTTCGCGCGAGTGACCTCGAATACCGCGCTGCAGATGCCGTTCATGGTTGGATCCCCTTCGGCCGTGCAACAGCTCGCGTCGAAGGACTCGTTCTTGGACGTCTTGCTCATCGGGTTTTGCGCGGCGGCGGCCGCGTTCATCGCCATGATCGGTTTCAGTCAGGGGCAACGCCTGTTTTTCTACCTCGCGGCTTTCTCCGCACTCTACGCGTGCTACTACGCGATTTTCCACGGCTACGTGGGGGAGCTATGGCCCGGGCGGCCCTTTTGGATCGAACGCACGGGCTTCGGAATGAGCGCCGCCCTCGCGGTATGGACCTTTGTCCGATTCAACGGATCGTATCTCGACACGCGCACCATGGCCCGCCACGAACGATTCCTCCAACGTGCGGCGGAGGTGCTGCTGCTGCTCGGCGCGGCCCTGTTGCTTGTCGTCGATTACGGCCGGGCGATACCGGCGCTCAACGGGCTGATAGCCCTGAGCCTTCTGCTCGCCACGCTGGTTGTCATCCTGCGGTTCCGCCATCACCGCAAGCGCGAGGAAATAGGATTTTTCCTCACATGGCTCGCCTTCGCCATTTGCTCCACCCTGATCACGCTGAAGATCACCAAAGTCCTCCCGGTGTCCGTCCCCTTCCAAGTCCTCCAGCAGTTCACGATTCCGGCGGTCATCGCCGCCTTTTTTCTCGTGGCCATGGCCCGCCAACGCAGTCTGCAGCGTATGGAAGTCCAACTCGCCGAAACCGAGGCCCTGCGTTCGCGGGCCGAAGAGGAACGCGATGCCAAGAACCTCTTTCTCGCCAACGTGAGCCACGAAATCCGCACGCCTCTCAGCGCGCTGGTCAGCCTCTCGCAAGCCATGTGGCTGCGCTGCGAAGCGAAGGATCTCGATGTCGAGTTCTCCAGTTTCCTCAACCGCGTGCGCTCCGGCGGCCAATACTTGAGCCTGCTCTTGCGCAATGTTCTCAACGTTTCCGCCGCCGAGTCGGGGCGCGTCCCCGTGCGTGTCACCGATTTTTACCTCGCCGACTGGGCCGGCGAGATCCGCAACATCCTCGAACCCATCGCCGATTACCACCGCGGTCGCATCGAATGGAACATCTCGGCCGACGACGAGACCCGCCTGCGCACCGACGAAATGCGCCTCACCCAAATCGCTCTTAACCTCGCCGAAAACGCCCTCAAGTTCGGGTCCGGAACCGGGGCGCCCGTCTCGATCACCTTGGAGAAAACCGCCCGCGGCCTCCGCATGATCGTCGAGGATCGCGGGCCGGGCATCGCCGCGGACCGCTTCGACTCGGTGTTTGCGGAGTTCGAGCAGGCCGGTGGCGGCCACGCGCGCCCGATGGCCACCGGCGTTGGACTCGGGCTGGCCGTGGTCAAACTCAACACCAGCCTCCTCGGCGGCACGCTCAGCGCGGAAAAGAACTCCTCCGGCGGAATGCGCTTCGTCGTTGAAATCCCGGACAGCGCGGAAGAAATTTCCGCCGACGCGCACCGGACTGCGCCTCCGGCCTTGTGATTATCTTCCCCATCCCATGCGAGCCTTCATCATCGACGACAGCCCCGAGGACGCGCTCAACCTTCGCGAGTTGCTCGTGCGCATGCCCGGATGGGATTCCGTCGCCCAAGCCCATTCCATCGCCGCCGCGCGAACCGTATTGGAGGAAGGCCCGCCCGATGTCGTCTTCCTCGACATCGAACTCGGACGCCACAGCGGCTTCGACCTGCTGCCGTGCCTGCCCGCCGACACGCGTGTTATACTCACCACTGTTCACACCGCTTATGGTCCGCAGGCCTTCGACGCGAACGCTGTGGACTACATCGTGAAACCCGTCACTGAGGAGCGTTTGCTGCGCGCGCTGGCCAAGCTCGGCCCCTTGTATCAACAGACCTCGACCGGCGTGCAAGTTTATCGCGGCGGGGGTGAACGCATCCAAATCGCCCTCGAGTCCGTCGCGGCCGTGGTGGCCGACCGCGACCACACCATCGTCTACTGCGGCAGCCGCCGCTATCCCGACCATCGCCGTTTCAGCGAGTGGATGAAACTCACCGAAGGGCATCCCTTCACGCAACTCGACCGCTCCACGCTCGTGCGCCGCGATCTTGTCCATTCGTGGACGCCCTACGGATCAGGCCTCACACTCAAGTTCCGCAACTCGCCGCAGGAACTCGCACTCGGCCGCGCCGCCGCGAAACGTTTTCTCGGCTCGGAAGATTGATTGGCCGATGCCGCCGTGTGGCGGAGAAACTTGCCCCTCGCGGCCGAGTGAAGTCTCTGTTTCGACGTAAAGATCGCCGTTTCGACGAGGTAAACTGCAAAACGCCGGATTTCGATTTGCGGTTGTGCAGTCACGCACGCACCTTCCGCCCACTTCATCGAATATCGTTATGACAAAATACGTCATCCTCTTCGCCGCCGCGCTCTGCTTCGCCTCCGGCATCACGGCCCAAGCACAAACCTCCGTCACCCTCGACGGCGCTTCCGGCAGCCAGGTCTACAATGCGTCACGCTCCACCGACGGTGGTCTCACCATCGGACTCGGCTTCGGGGTGGATTACCTCGTCATCGGCGGAGGAGGTGCCGGAGCATATGCCACTCCTGCTGCCGACGGATACGAAGGCACGGGAGGCGGTGGTGCAGGCGGTTTCGTTGATGGCTCCACCTTCCTTTCCTCGCAATCCTATGGAGTGTCTGTCGGTGCGGGCGGTGCCGGGACGGGCAGCGGTGTCACCCGGGGCGGAAACGGCGGAAACTCGACCTTCGACATCTACACGGCACTCGGCGGCGGTGGCGGGGGTGGCTATGGTCTGACTGGCAACTCCGGAGGATCCGGCGGCGGTGGCGGGGGCCGCAATGGCACTCTCGGCGGCGCAGGCACTGCAGGCCAGGGATTCTCCGGAGGGAACGCGCAACCCGGAACTACTCTCCAACAGGAGGCAGGCGGCGGCGGGGGCGGCGCGGGTGGTGCCGGCACTGCGGGTGACACTCTGGAGAACGGGGGCAACGGAGGAATTGGCAAGGTCTCAACCATCACGGGTGCAAGCGTCTATTACGCTGGTGGCGGCGGTGGCGGGGCATTCGCGGACAACGGGGACACCCAGGGAACGGGTGGCTTGGGTGGCGGTGGAAACGCTTCCCGCACAGGCACCGGAGGAGCCGGGACCAACGGCCTCGGCGGTGGCGGAGGCGGGGTTGGCGACGATGGCAATGGCGGAGCAGGCGGCTCCGGAGTTGTCATAGTCCGCTACAAGGGATCGGCGGCAGGGACCGGTGGGTCCATTAGCTCTGGCACCGGCACTGCAGCAGGCTACACCCTTCACACCTTCACCAGCACCGGTTCCAGTTCGCTGAATCTCTCGGGACTCGACCTGAACGCGCGTCTCGGTGCGGTGGAGAACGGCGTTATCTCAGGCAGTGGTGGCCTTACTTTTTCAGGTCCCGGCGCGCTAACGCTTGCGGCGAACAACTCCTACTCCGGCACGACAACGATTACATCGGGCACGCTCCGCATCGGCAATGGAGGATCCACCGGATCACTCGGTGCAGGTGCGGTCACGAATAATGCAGCGCTGGCAATCAACCGCTCGAACAGCATCACCGTGAGCAATGCAATTTCCGGCACCGGATCTCTTGCCCAAGGCGGGAGCGGCACGACAGTGCTCACTGGCAACAACACCTACAGCGGTGCCACGACGATTTCGGCCGGCACGCTCCAAGTCGGTGCAGGAGGAACGCAAGGCACCCTTGGCGGCGCTGGAAGCATCAGCAACGCCGGAACGCTCGACTTCTCCCGCAGCGACGATGTCGCGCTCTCCCGCGCGGTCACAGGAACGGGCGCGCTCGTGCAGTCGGGTTCCGGCACACTCACGCTTTCCGGCGCCAACACCTACTCGGGTGGCACATTGGTCTCTGCCGGTCGCATCGTCGGCACGACCGCGAGCCTGCAGGGCGGGATAACCAACAATGCAAGTGTCGCCTTCGATCAAGCAACGAACGGCAATTATGCCGGCAACATGAGCGGCACGGGCTTGATGGTGAAGACGGGTGCGGGCACGGCGACGCTCTCGGGAGCGAACACGCATTCAGGTGGCACGCTGGTTTCGGCCGGTTCGCTCGTCGGCACGACAACGAGCTTGCAGGGCGGGATAACGAACGACGCAATCGTCGCCTTCGATCAAGCAACGAACGGCAATTATGCCGGCAATATGAGCGGCACGGGTTTGATGGTGAAGACGGGCGCAGGCACGGTGACGCTTTCGGGAGCGAACACGCATTCAGGCGGCACGCTGGTTTCGGCCGGGCGCATCGTCGGCACGACAGCGAGTCTGCAAGGCGCGATCACCAACAACTCGTCGGTCGAGTTTGCGCAGACGAATGGCGGAACCTACGCGGGTGCAATGAGCGGAAACGGTTCGCTCGTTAAGACCGCAGCGGGCACGCTCACACTCGCGGGTAACAACACGTATTCCGGCGGCACGACTGTAGCGGCCGGACGTCTCGTCGGAACCACGGCCAGCCTCCAAGGAGCGATCGCCAACGAGGGGCAAGTCGAATTCAACCAAAGCGCCAACGGCACCTACAGCAATGCGATCAGCGGCAGCGGCTCGATGATCAAGTCGGGTGCGGGAACCGTCACGCTCACGGCGAGCAACACTTACACCGGAACAACCACGGTGACTGGCGGATTGATCGTCAACGGCTCGATCTCCGGCAGCGCCACGACGGTGCAAAGCGGAGGTTTCCTTGGAGGCTCGGGCACGGTGGGAAGCCTCACGATTGAAAGCGGCGGCACGCTCGCACCGGGCAATTCTCCCGGAACGCTCAACATCAACGGCAATCTCCTCTGGACTGCAAACGGCAATTACGACTGGCAAATTTTCAACGCCTCAGGAACCGCGGGGAACACCAACGGTTGGGATTTGCTCAACATCTCGGGCGCTCTCGATCTGACAGCACTCTCCGCGGGCGAAAAATTCAACATCAACATGTGGTCGCTGGCATCGCTCTACCCCGACGTCAACGGCAATGCGACGGGCTTCAACAACACGCAGAACTACCGCTGGACCATCGCGACCGCCGCTGGCGGCATCACCAACTTCAGCACGAATTATTTCAATCTCTTTGTCTCGGCCAACAACAACGCTACCGGATTCAAAAACAATACCGACGGCGGTCTATTCGCGCTCGAGACGCAAGGCAACAATCTCGATATCGTCTTCACTGCAAAAACTGGACCATCACCCGTCCCCGAACCCGGCACATGGGCCGCTGCGGCGCTGCTCCTCGGTGGCGCGGCGTTCGCACGCTGGCGTAAGCGGCGCAAGTAATCGGGACTGCATTTCGCGGTGCGCCGTGCGGCCGAGATACATCTGCGTCTCGACGCGAAGAACGCTGTTTCGTCGGAAAAACCGCCGTTTCAACGAGGAAGACGGCAAAGGGCGTAATTCGCTTTGCGATCGTTTCGGCAGGCGCGCACACTCCCGCTAACTTAATCCAAAACATCTTTATGACCCAGAACCGCACATTCCTCACCATCGCCTGCACCCTCGCCACGATCGCGTTCGCGCAGGCGGAACCAGCCATCGACTACAATCAACCGCCCACTCCGTCCTCGACGAAAGCGCGTCTCGCACCGCCGGTCACCGGCAAAAAACCGGGCGACCTGCTTTCGCACGAGGAAATCGGCACGGACATCAAGGGCGCACGCGCATGGAAAGTCCGCTACGTCTCGAAGGATGTGAATGACGTCCTGCACGAAGTCACCGGTTTGGTCATCGCCCCGGAAGAAAAAGGCAAGGA
Proteins encoded in this window:
- a CDS encoding type II toxin-antitoxin system Phd/YefM family antitoxin, yielding MTSTYNMREAQANLTKLCRSGRRFVISNRNRPVVVGLPIEDFEALMETLDVLADPAAMKAVQAARAGKTKYRTLDLTDENFGL
- a CDS encoding response regulator transcription factor, with translation MRAFIIDDSPEDALNLRELLVRMPGWDSVAQAHSIAAARTVLEEGPPDVVFLDIELGRHSGFDLLPCLPADTRVILTTVHTAYGPQAFDANAVDYIVKPVTEERLLRALAKLGPLYQQTSTGVQVYRGGGERIQIALESVAAVVADRDHTIVYCGSRRYPDHRRFSEWMKLTEGHPFTQLDRSTLVRRDLVHSWTPYGSGLTLKFRNSPQELALGRAAAKRFLGSED